AAACAACTTGGACCAGTTAGCTCAATCCTCCAAACAATAATGATGTTTTTTTGTGGGATTTACATCCCAGTACAAATATTGCCAGCTTATATTAAGCCATTATCTTATGCCCTTCCTTTGACATACGCCTTTAGAGCTATCAGGGCAAGTATGATAAGTGGGCAGGGTATAATGGATTACTTGTGGGATGTGATCGTCCTATTTATTTTCTGCGTTATAATGGTTATAGGCGGATACATAGTGTTTACTAAACTTCTGGACAAAGCCAGGAAATATGGAACAGTTTATGGCTATTGAAGTGCTTCTCTTACGTGTATAATTTTTTCATTTTGCCAAGGTGATGTAGGATAGAGGGTAGAAAGTCGGTAGAAGAACCTTCATTCCCTGAGAGAGAAGGTAGCCATTTTCTTGATTTCTACCACCCATGCTACACCGCCTAACCTCTGGGTAACAAGGTTTATAAATCAGTGAAATATCGATATATGTTGAAAAATACGGATAAACTTTACGAAGGATCGGAAACAGGTTTGCTGCCCGCGATTTAATCCCGAACCATGAGATGAAAAAGAGATTACCTGGTGGGATAAATTGTCCCTCAAAGACTAGGTAAGATGTTTCCTTCACATTCCAGTTGGTTTCGGCAAAACTATAAGAAAAAGAGGTACAGTCGGCTCAAACGACCCGTGAACCCGAGAGCACAGGGGAGCCAACAACAACCTGTCATATACACCCAGAAGAGCCAACTGGTAATAATGCCTGGTATGTGAGTGATATTACAATAACATTAACTGCAACTGATGAGGTAAGCGGTGTAGACCGGTGTAGACTATACACTGTATAGACTTGATAATGGAGCATGGCAGGCATATACAGGGCCATTTGTTGTTGATGGCGATGGAATACATAGCATTCAATACTATTCAGTTGACAATGTAGGGAATAAAGAGGATATAAAAGAAGAGCGGGTGCGAATGAATATTTGTGGATCAGAGATAACTGTCTCAAAGCCAATGAGCTATCTTTTCATCTTCGATAGAGCAATCATGCCATTGCCTGGAGACAAGCCATTGATTATTGGAAGAGCAACAATAATAGCAACCTTTGCGGATGTCGCTACTTCAGGAGTTGACAGTGCTGAGTTATATATTGATGATGAACTCAAAACAAGCTTTGTGAGCGGAGTTGAGTATACATTGAATGAAAGGTTGCTCGGCGACCATACCATTAAAATTGTTGCTTATGACAAAGCAGGCAATAAGGCAGTGAAAGAAATACGAGCGACGATATACAATTTGAATATATTCAAAGACTTCTAACCCTCCTCCCTCCTTTCCCATCTTTTATTCACCAAATATTTTATAACATGGATTTCATTTAGTATGCAATGGAGCTTTTTGTGATACTTGTGGAGCCCAAATATTCTGGCAATGTGGGTGCGGTGGCAAGAGTGATGATGAACTTTGGTTTTCGCAATCTTATCATTGTTTCACCATCGTTTTCCGTCGACAATGACGACTGCAGAAAAATGGCTGTCCATGCCCAGGATATTTTAGATAACGCTGTCATCCTCGACAGTTTCGGAGAAGCGTTGAAACATGTGGACTATATGGTCGGCACCTCTTCCATCGACAGCAAGAATGAAAAGCACCATCTCAGAAATGCTTTGCCGCTGAAAGAATTTTCGTCAGAGGTATATAGGATGGAAGGCGCTGTAGGCATAGCTTTCGGAAGAGAAGATTACGGATTATTCAATGAAGAACTCAAACAATGCGATGTCATGCTGAAAATACCTACCTCGGATGCCTATCCCAGCCTGAATCTGTCCCATGCTGCAGGTGTTGTTTTATACGAACTGTTTTCCCAAAGAAGAGAATTCGAACAGCCCAGGCTTGCCGACAGGATAGAAAAAGAAAAGTTGTATGAATACTTCGACAAATTGCTTGAGAGCATAAACTATCCCGACCACAAAAAAGAAAATACCAAGGTAATGTTCCGCCGCATCATTGGACGAGCAATGCTCTCCAAGTGGGAATACCACACCCTTATGGGCGTTTTTAAAAAATCAAGGACTAAATAGTTTCAAGTGAAAACATAACATCCATTCCTTTCAGGGCGGTGTGGATCTTATCCGCGAGCCATAGAAGCGCCTCCACGTCTGGCTCTTCATTCCATTCGTAAACGAAGTCATAGTTCCCTCTCGAAGCTTTCAATCCTAGCTCCATCAAGCGGTTCCTAACCTCTGAGGGCAATGCTTTTGAATATTGATATGAATAGATTATCTTGTGGAACATTAGGAACCTTTCCAAATTCACAAAGTTTTCATACTCAGGGTCAACCTTCTGCTTTTTTTTGCATTTTATTCATTCTTGCAAAAATCTGTGTAATGATAGAAAAAGATGCAGAGATGGCGTTATTCCCGCGGTTAAAACACTAAATTTTTATTTCAAGACCTTATTCCTTTCTCGATGCGGGGATGGCCCAGCCTGGCAAGGCGCAGGATTGCTAATCCTGTGATCTTTTGATCTCGAGGGTTCAAATCCCTCTCCCCGCGCTATTTTTCTCAATTCACCATCGAGCAGGAGTTGTACCATCTACATACCATGAAGTTGAAGGAATTAAAGAGGCGGTTGGTGAAGGCCTTTTGCAGCTCATCTCCCAAAAACCCACCTCAAAATTTTTTGCAGTATCGATTCTTTCTTTCCAGCCTGGGGTTGGAAAACAGAGGGGGGGACAGGCAGCTCCGGTGCAGGATGTTCCACAGCACTTGTAATGCGGACTTTCATTGTCTTGCTTATTGTAC
Above is a genomic segment from Candidatus Thermoplasmatota archaeon containing:
- a CDS encoding RNA methyltransferase, whose amino-acid sequence is MELFVILVEPKYSGNVGAVARVMMNFGFRNLIIVSPSFSVDNDDCRKMAVHAQDILDNAVILDSFGEALKHVDYMVGTSSIDSKNEKHHLRNALPLKEFSSEVYRMEGAVGIAFGREDYGLFNEELKQCDVMLKIPTSDAYPSLNLSHAAGVVLYELFSQRREFEQPRLADRIEKEKLYEYFDKLLESINYPDHKKENTKVMFRRIIGRAMLSKWEYHTLMGVFKKSRTK